A genome region from Caminicella sporogenes DSM 14501 includes the following:
- the cwlD gene encoding N-acetylmuramoyl-L-alanine amidase CwlD produces the protein MRVLIIKKRTIISFLTIVLLLFFGIYCYRYLKKVVVATSLPTLRKVIIIDPGHGGIDGGAVGKNTGVYESHINLEISLKLRKLLEESGSLVLMTRDKDVGLYSDSGTIRKKKNEDLKKRKKLFDESNADAIISIHLNSFSESKYYGAQTFYPKNSEKSKLLAELIQDELIRVLDNGNTRKAKLKNDVYILQNVKVPTVLVECGFLSNPDEEKLLQNKWYQEKIAWSIYIGILRYFNKIE, from the coding sequence ATGAGAGTATTAATTATTAAAAAGAGAACAATAATATCTTTTTTAACTATTGTTTTATTATTATTTTTTGGGATTTATTGTTATAGATATTTAAAAAAAGTAGTTGTAGCTACTTCACTACCAACATTGAGAAAAGTAATTATTATAGATCCGGGACATGGTGGAATAGATGGAGGAGCAGTTGGAAAGAATACAGGAGTATATGAAAGTCATATAAATTTAGAAATATCTTTAAAACTTAGAAAGTTATTAGAAGAAAGTGGAAGTTTAGTATTAATGACGAGAGATAAAGATGTTGGATTATATAGTGATAGTGGAACAATAAGAAAGAAAAAAAATGAAGATTTAAAAAAGAGAAAAAAGCTTTTTGATGAAAGTAATGCTGATGCGATAATTAGTATTCATTTAAATAGTTTTAGTGAATCTAAATATTATGGAGCACAAACATTTTATCCAAAGAACAGCGAAAAAAGTAAACTTTTAGCTGAATTAATTCAAGATGAATTAATAAGGGTATTAGATAATGGAAATACTAGAAAAGCAAAACTAAAAAATGATGTATATATACTTCAAAATGTTAAAGTTCCAACAGTTCTTGTAGAGTGTGGATTTTTATCAAATCCAGATGAGGAAAAATTATTGCAAAATAAGTGGTATCAGGAAAAAATAGCTTGGAGTATTTATATAGGTATATTAAGATATTTTAATAAGATTGAATGA
- the truA gene encoding tRNA pseudouridine(38-40) synthase TruA, with translation MKNVKLTISYDGTNFSGWQIQPNTRTVQGEIEKALQKIMKKEIRINGSGRTDAGVHALGQVANFKADFTIPVNKIAVALNSILPEDIVIKGAEEVDEDFHARYSVKKKKYIYKIYNDKIKNPIYRNYSYFFNRAIDINKLIESSKYFIGKHDFKGFMSSGSYVKDTVRVIYSIDIKKEDKFINLEYTGNGFLYNMVRIITGTLLDVNIGKININRLDEIIKSKDRKNAGHTVPPQGLYLAEVYY, from the coding sequence ATGAAAAATGTAAAACTTACTATTAGTTATGATGGAACAAATTTTAGCGGTTGGCAAATTCAACCAAACACAAGGACTGTTCAAGGAGAAATAGAAAAAGCACTTCAAAAGATTATGAAAAAAGAGATAAGAATAAATGGTTCTGGTAGAACTGATGCTGGAGTACATGCACTTGGACAGGTAGCAAATTTTAAGGCTGATTTTACTATACCTGTTAATAAAATAGCTGTTGCTTTAAATAGTATATTACCAGAAGATATAGTCATAAAAGGTGCTGAAGAAGTAGATGAAGATTTTCATGCTAGATATTCAGTTAAGAAGAAAAAATATATCTATAAAATATATAACGATAAAATAAAAAATCCTATATATAGGAATTATTCCTATTTTTTTAATAGAGCCATAGATATAAATAAGCTTATTGAGAGCAGTAAATATTTTATAGGAAAGCATGATTTTAAAGGGTTTATGTCAAGTGGAAGTTATGTTAAAGATACTGTAAGAGTTATTTACAGTATCGATATAAAAAAAGAAGATAAGTTTATAAATTTAGAGTATACTGGAAATGGATTTTTATATAATATGGTAAGGATAATAACAGGAACTTTATTAGATGTAAATATTGGAAAAATTAATATAAACAGATTAGATGAAATTATCAAGTCTAAAGATAGGAAAAATGCAGGACATACAGTTCCACCGCAAGGATTATACTTAGCTGAAGTTTATTATTAG
- a CDS encoding energy-coupling factor transporter transmembrane component T family protein codes for MLRDITIGQYYPASSILHRLDPRFKILATFSYIISLFIIDDIRAYTLIVAFLALSIKLSKVPLKYILRGLKPIFMIILITFGINIFMTKGEVLCVLGPLQITKEGVYMAIFMALRLIFLIIGTSLLTLTTSPIQLTDGIEILLNPFKRFGVPAHELAMMMTIALRFIPTLLEETDKIMKAQMARGADFESGNITKRAKSLIPLLVPLFISAFRRADELAMAMEARCYRGGENRTRMKQLKFHERDLIASILMVLFVGLSIFIRIKF; via the coding sequence ATGCTTAGAGATATAACAATAGGACAATATTACCCTGCAAGTTCAATACTTCATAGGTTAGACCCAAGATTTAAAATTTTAGCTACATTTTCATATATAATTTCGTTATTCATAATAGATGATATAAGAGCTTATACTTTAATAGTGGCTTTTTTGGCTTTATCTATTAAATTGTCGAAAGTTCCATTAAAGTATATATTGAGAGGATTAAAACCAATATTTATGATTATATTAATTACATTTGGAATTAATATTTTTATGACAAAAGGAGAAGTATTATGTGTTTTAGGACCGCTTCAAATTACAAAAGAAGGAGTATATATGGCAATTTTTATGGCTTTAAGACTTATATTTCTTATAATAGGTACTTCACTACTTACATTGACAACTTCTCCAATACAGCTTACTGATGGCATTGAAATATTGCTAAATCCTTTTAAAAGATTTGGTGTTCCTGCTCATGAATTGGCAATGATGATGACAATAGCTTTAAGATTTATTCCTACACTACTTGAAGAGACAGATAAAATTATGAAAGCACAAATGGCAAGAGGTGCAGATTTTGAAAGTGGAAATATAACTAAAAGGGCAAAAAGTCTTATACCGCTTTTAGTACCGCTTTTTATAAGTGCATTTAGAAGAGCTGATGAGTTGGCAATGGCTATGGAGGCTAGATGTTATAGAGGTGGAGAAAATAGGACTAGAATGAAGCAACTAAAGTTTCACGAAAGAGATTTGATTGCTTCAATATTGATGGTATTATTTGTAGGGCTAAGTATTTTTATTAGAATTAAATTTTAA
- the rpsI gene encoding 30S ribosomal protein S9 — MAKVQYYGTGRRKKSVARVRLLPGSGKITINGRDIDDYFDYETLKRDVKMPLVLTETEGKYDVIAKVQGGGFTGQAGALRHGISRALLKVDEQLRPILKKAGFLTRDPRMKERKKYGLKAARRAPQFSKR; from the coding sequence ATGGCTAAAGTTCAATACTACGGAACTGGTAGAAGAAAAAAATCAGTAGCTAGAGTAAGATTGTTACCAGGAAGCGGTAAAATAACTATCAATGGTAGAGATATAGATGACTATTTTGATTATGAAACTTTAAAAAGAGATGTAAAAATGCCTCTTGTATTAACTGAAACAGAAGGAAAATATGATGTTATAGCTAAAGTACAAGGTGGAGGATTTACTGGTCAAGCTGGAGCATTAAGACATGGTATTTCAAGAGCTTTATTAAAAGTAGATGAGCAATTAAGACCTATACTAAAGAAAGCAGGATTCTTGACTAGAGACCCAAGAATGAAGGAAAGAAAGAAATACGGCTTAAAAGCTGCAAGAAGAGCTCCACAGTTCTCAAAAAGATAA
- a CDS encoding energy-coupling factor transporter ATPase → MTNMVETKKLVFEYIKDENKKVCAVNNLSIEIKKGEFVVIIGHNGSGKSTLAKLMNAILLPSGGKVYINNMDTLDEDKLWDIRRTAGMVFQNPDNQIVATTVEEDVAFGPENLGIEPLEIRKRVDNAMKSVGIESYKRKPPHLLSGGQKQRVAIAGVLAMKPECIIFDEPTAMLDPLGRKEVMDTIMKLNKEGITIIHITHFMDEAVNADRVIVMDKGQIVLEGTPREIFSQVEKLKKLGLDVPQVTLLAHSLKKEGINISQDILTVDEMVSKLCQLL, encoded by the coding sequence ATGACAAATATGGTAGAAACAAAAAAATTAGTATTTGAATATATAAAAGATGAAAATAAGAAGGTATGTGCAGTTAATAATCTTTCAATAGAAATAAAAAAAGGTGAATTTGTTGTTATAATTGGACATAATGGTTCTGGCAAGTCAACACTTGCAAAACTTATGAATGCGATTTTGCTTCCAAGTGGGGGAAAAGTTTATATAAATAACATGGATACTTTAGATGAAGATAAGCTTTGGGATATTAGGCGAACTGCTGGAATGGTATTTCAAAATCCTGATAATCAAATAGTGGCAACTACAGTTGAAGAAGATGTAGCATTTGGTCCAGAAAATCTAGGCATAGAACCTTTAGAAATAAGGAAGAGAGTAGATAATGCAATGAAATCTGTAGGTATAGAAAGTTACAAAAGAAAACCTCCTCATCTTTTGTCTGGCGGTCAAAAACAGAGAGTTGCAATAGCTGGAGTGCTTGCTATGAAACCTGAATGTATAATTTTTGATGAACCGACTGCTATGCTTGACCCATTAGGAAGAAAAGAAGTAATGGATACAATAATGAAATTAAATAAAGAAGGGATAACAATTATTCATATAACACATTTTATGGATGAAGCTGTAAATGCAGATAGAGTAATAGTTATGGATAAAGGGCAGATTGTATTAGAAGGAACTCCAAGAGAGATATTTTCACAAGTTGAAAAATTAAAAAAATTAGGGCTTGATGTTCCACAAGTAACACTGTTAGCCCATAGTCTTAAAAAAGAGGGAATAAATATTTCTCAAGATATATTAACAGTAGATGAGATGGTGAGTAAATTATGTCAATTATTGTAG
- a CDS encoding energy-coupling factor transporter ATPase yields MSIIVENLTHIYNPKSPFETIALSNVNFTIERGEFVGLIGHTGSGKSTLIQHLNGLLKPTSGKILINGLDITSKDVKLNEIRKKVGLVFQYPEYQLFEETVFKDIAFGPINLGLSEKEINNRVREAITLVGLDYENIKDRSPFELSGGQRRRVAIAGVIAMKPEVLILDEPTAGLDPRGREEILKQIKELHDKYDITVILVSHSMEDIARLADKIIVMDKGKIALIGSPREIFRQAAELEKIGLGIPQITYLVRKLREIGIDIRDDIFTIEEAKYEIIKLIRGKKNA; encoded by the coding sequence ATGTCAATTATTGTAGAAAATCTTACACATATTTATAATCCTAAAAGTCCATTTGAAACTATTGCACTGTCAAATGTAAATTTTACAATTGAAAGAGGAGAATTTGTAGGTTTAATAGGACATACAGGTTCAGGTAAATCAACATTAATTCAGCACTTAAATGGTCTTTTGAAGCCTACATCGGGAAAAATACTTATTAATGGTCTTGATATAACGAGTAAAGATGTAAAATTAAATGAAATAAGAAAAAAAGTCGGCTTAGTATTTCAATATCCAGAATATCAGTTGTTTGAAGAAACAGTTTTTAAAGACATTGCATTTGGACCGATTAATTTAGGTTTATCGGAAAAAGAAATAAATAACAGAGTTAGAGAAGCAATTACTTTAGTTGGATTAGATTATGAGAATATAAAAGATAGGTCTCCTTTTGAATTAAGTGGAGGACAGAGAAGAAGAGTAGCAATTGCAGGAGTTATTGCAATGAAACCAGAGGTATTAATATTGGATGAACCTACAGCTGGACTTGACCCTAGAGGAAGAGAAGAGATTTTAAAACAGATAAAAGAACTTCATGATAAATATGATATAACTGTTATATTAGTTTCACACAGTATGGAAGACATAGCAAGATTGGCAGATAAAATAATTGTGATGGATAAAGGGAAAATAGCATTAATAGGAAGTCCAAGAGAAATATTTAGACAAGCAGCTGAATTAGAAAAAATAGGATTAGGTATACCACAGATAACATATTTAGTGAGGAAACTAAGAGAAATAGGAATTGATATTAGAGATGATATTTTTACTATCGAAGAAGCAAAGTATGAAATAATAAAACTGATAAGGGGTAAGAAAAATGCTTAG
- the amrA gene encoding AmmeMemoRadiSam system protein A, whose amino-acid sequence MGKIVGAYLMPHPPIILREIGKGEEKKIQSTITAMKQVAKDIKDKKPKTIIIITPHGPVFSDGIAISIKSELKGDMGEFGASHVKLSKDNNQELASKIIVYAGKKKIVCAGINDEIAREYKVSTKLDHGTIVPLYFVDKEYVHYKLVHITYGLLSYEDLYSFGKAIQEAVEDSDENVVVIASGDLSHRLKADGPYGYSPEGEKFDKCIIEFLVKEKIEEIIGLDENFCDKAGQCGLRSIDIMLGAIDGYEIKVDLLSYEGPFGVGYGVVKIDVGKKDRDKQLLDKLYKNKTLKIRKIREREDEYIKLARKSLEYYVKNKKKIDFPTNLSSELINNKAGVFVSIKKDGRLRGCIGTIEPTTENIAQEIIENAIKAGTEDPRFYPVEEDELDDLVYSVDILKKPELVSSLDELDEKKYGVIVSSGRRKGLLLPNIEGVNSVEEQIRIALRKAGISPNEGYSIQRFEVIRHK is encoded by the coding sequence ATGGGTAAAATAGTTGGAGCATATCTTATGCCTCATCCTCCAATAATATTAAGGGAAATTGGAAAGGGAGAAGAAAAGAAAATTCAAAGTACAATTACAGCCATGAAGCAGGTAGCAAAGGATATAAAAGATAAAAAACCAAAGACAATCATAATAATTACACCACATGGTCCAGTGTTTAGCGATGGGATAGCTATATCAATAAAAAGTGAACTTAAAGGAGATATGGGAGAATTTGGTGCTTCACATGTAAAATTAAGTAAAGATAATAATCAAGAACTTGCAAGTAAAATCATTGTCTATGCTGGAAAGAAAAAAATAGTTTGTGCTGGCATAAATGATGAAATAGCAAGGGAATATAAAGTATCTACAAAGCTTGATCATGGAACTATTGTTCCACTATATTTTGTTGATAAAGAATATGTGCATTATAAACTCGTTCATATTACATACGGATTACTTTCATATGAAGATTTATATAGCTTTGGTAAGGCAATTCAAGAAGCAGTAGAAGATAGTGATGAAAATGTTGTAGTAATTGCTAGTGGTGATTTATCCCATAGACTAAAAGCAGATGGACCATATGGATATAGTCCTGAGGGTGAGAAGTTTGATAAATGTATTATTGAATTTTTAGTTAAAGAAAAAATAGAAGAAATAATAGGATTAGATGAAAATTTTTGTGATAAAGCAGGACAGTGCGGACTTCGTTCAATAGATATAATGCTTGGAGCGATAGATGGATATGAAATTAAGGTAGACTTATTATCATATGAAGGACCTTTTGGAGTGGGATATGGAGTAGTAAAGATTGATGTCGGAAAAAAAGATAGAGATAAACAATTGTTGGACAAACTTTATAAAAATAAAACTTTAAAAATAAGAAAAATAAGAGAAAGAGAAGATGAATATATTAAACTTGCAAGAAAAAGTTTAGAATATTATGTAAAAAATAAAAAGAAAATAGATTTTCCAACTAACTTATCATCAGAACTTATAAACAATAAGGCCGGAGTGTTTGTTTCAATAAAAAAAGATGGTAGATTAAGAGGATGTATAGGTACAATTGAGCCTACTACTGAAAATATTGCACAAGAAATAATTGAAAATGCAATAAAGGCAGGAACTGAAGATCCAAGATTTTATCCAGTAGAAGAAGATGAATTAGATGATTTAGTATATTCTGTGGATATATTAAAAAAACCTGAATTAGTTAGTTCTTTAGATGAGCTTGATGAAAAAAAATATGGTGTGATTGTAAGTAGTGGAAGAAGAAAGGGATTATTACTTCCAAATATAGAAGGTGTTAATTCAGTAGAAGAACAAATCAGGATTGCTTTAAGAAAAGCAGGTATAAGTCCAAATGAAGGTTATAGTATTCAGAGGTTTGAAGTTATAAGACATAAATAA
- a CDS encoding DNA-directed RNA polymerase subunit alpha, giving the protein MIEIEKPKIECVEMADDYTYGKFVVEPLERGYGITLGNSLRRILLSSLPGVAVKWIKIDGVLHEFSTIPGVKEDVVEIILNLKGLSAKIHSDEDTKIVRIEAQGPGKVTAGDMIADADVEILSTDLHIATLEEGAKLSMEMGISKGRGYVSAENNKDETMPIGVIPVDSIYTPVRKVNYTVENTRVGQVTDYDKLTLEIWTDGSIKPDEAVSLGAKIMNEHLNLFITLTDHIEEVEIMVEKEEDKKEKVLEMTIEELDLSVRSYNCLKRAGINTVEELTQRTEEDMMKVRNLGKKSLEEVKNKLAELNLSLKPSDE; this is encoded by the coding sequence GTGATAGAAATAGAAAAGCCAAAAATAGAATGTGTAGAAATGGCAGATGACTACACGTATGGTAAATTTGTTGTAGAGCCTTTAGAAAGAGGATATGGGATAACATTAGGAAATAGTTTAAGAAGAATTCTTCTATCATCACTGCCAGGAGTTGCAGTTAAGTGGATTAAAATAGATGGAGTTCTTCATGAGTTTTCAACGATACCAGGAGTTAAAGAAGATGTAGTTGAAATAATTCTTAATCTAAAGGGGTTATCTGCTAAAATTCACTCAGATGAAGATACAAAAATAGTTAGAATAGAAGCTCAGGGACCAGGTAAAGTTACAGCAGGTGATATGATAGCAGATGCTGATGTGGAAATATTGAGCACAGACCTTCATATTGCAACTTTAGAAGAAGGTGCTAAGCTCAGCATGGAAATGGGAATTTCTAAAGGTAGGGGTTACGTTTCTGCAGAAAATAATAAAGATGAAACAATGCCAATAGGAGTTATACCAGTGGATTCTATATATACTCCAGTTAGAAAAGTGAATTATACTGTTGAAAATACAAGAGTTGGACAGGTAACTGATTATGATAAACTTACTTTAGAAATTTGGACTGATGGAAGTATTAAGCCGGATGAAGCAGTTTCCCTAGGTGCTAAAATTATGAACGAACATTTAAATCTGTTTATAACTTTAACTGATCATATAGAAGAAGTTGAAATTATGGTAGAAAAAGAAGAAGACAAGAAAGAAAAAGTTCTTGAAATGACTATAGAAGAACTTGACCTTTCTGTTCGTTCATACAATTGTCTAAAGCGTGCGGGCATTAATACTGTAGAAGAATTAACGCAAAGAACTGAAGAAGATATGATGAAAGTTAGAAATCTAGGTAAGAAGTCGTTAGAAGAAGTTAAAAATAAATTAGCTGAGTTAAATCTTAGCTTAAAACCTAGTGATGAGTAG
- the rplQ gene encoding 50S ribosomal protein L17, with protein sequence MASHRKLGRPTAHRNLMLRNLVTSLLKNGRIETTETRAKETRKMAEKMITLAKRGDLHARRQVLAYVLDETVVKTLFDEIAPKYKDRNGGYTRIYKLGPRRGDAAPMAIIELV encoded by the coding sequence ATGGCTTCACATCGTAAATTAGGTCGTCCTACTGCACATAGAAATCTTATGCTAAGAAATCTTGTAACTAGTTTATTAAAAAATGGACGAATAGAAACTACTGAGACTAGAGCTAAAGAAACTCGTAAGATGGCTGAAAAAATGATAACTCTTGCAAAAAGAGGAGACCTTCATGCAAGACGTCAAGTACTTGCTTATGTTCTAGATGAAACAGTAGTAAAGACATTATTTGATGAAATAGCTCCAAAGTATAAAGATAGAAATGGTGGATATACTAGAATTTATAAATTAGGGCCACGTAGAGGAGACGCAGCTCCAATGGCTATAATAGAATTAGTTTAA
- the rplM gene encoding 50S ribosomal protein L13, protein MKSYVAKPHEVERKWYVIDAEGKTLGRLATQVATILRGKHKPIYTPHVDTGDFVIIVNAEKVKLTGKKLDQKMFRWHTGYPGGLKERTYRDMLNNRPEKVIFHAVKGMLPKNRLGRKMIKKLKVYRGPEHNHQAQKPEVLDI, encoded by the coding sequence ATGAAATCATATGTAGCAAAACCACATGAAGTTGAAAGAAAATGGTATGTTATTGATGCTGAAGGTAAAACATTAGGTAGACTTGCTACTCAAGTTGCTACTATTTTAAGAGGAAAGCATAAGCCTATTTATACACCACATGTAGATACGGGTGACTTTGTAATTATAGTTAATGCTGAGAAAGTTAAATTAACTGGTAAAAAATTAGATCAGAAAATGTTTAGATGGCATACTGGGTATCCAGGAGGACTTAAAGAAAGAACTTACAGAGATATGTTGAATAACAGACCTGAAAAAGTTATTTTCCATGCTGTAAAAGGTATGCTTCCAAAGAATAGATTAGGAAGAAAGATGATTAAAAAGTTAAAGGTATATAGAGGACCAGAACATAATCATCAAGCACAAAAACCAGAAGTACTTGATATATAG